In Oenanthe melanoleuca isolate GR-GAL-2019-014 chromosome 17, OMel1.0, whole genome shotgun sequence, one genomic interval encodes:
- the RAB14 gene encoding ras-related protein Rab-14 — translation MATAPYNYSYIFKYIIIGDMGVGKSCLLHQFTEKKFMADCPHTIGVEFGTRIIEVSGQKIKLQIWDTAGQERFRAVTRSYYRGAAGALMVYDITRRSTYNHLSSWLTDARNLTNPNTVIILIGNKADLEAQRDVTYEEAKQFAEENGLLFLEASAKTGENVEDAFLEAAKKIYQNIQDGSLDLNAAESGVQHKPSAPQGGRLTSEPQPQREGCGC, via the exons ATGGCAACTGCACCTTACAACTATTCCTACATCTTTAAGTACATCATTATTG GGGACATGGGTGTAGGAAAGTCCTGTTTGCTTCATCAATTCACAGAAAAGAAGT TTATGGCAGACTGTCCCCACACAATTGGTGTTGAATTTGGCACAAGAATAATTGAAGTTAGTGGCCAAAAAATTAAACTACAGATTTGGGATACAGCAGGACAAGAGAGATTCAGGGCTGTCACACGAAGCTACtacagaggagcagcaggagctctcatGGTCTACGACATCACCAG AAGAAGTACATATAATCATTTAAGCAGCTGGCTGACAGATGCAAGGAACCTCACCAATCCAAATACT GTGATAATCCTCATAGGAAACAAAGCAGACCTGGAAGCACAGAGGGATGTTACATATGAAGAAGCCAAACAATTTGCTGAAGAAAatg GTTTATTGTTCCTTGAAGCAAGTGCAAAAAC TGGAGAGAACGTGGAGGATGCCTTCCTGGAGGCTGCCAAGAAAATCTACCAGAACATCCAAGACGGGAGCCTGGACCTGAACGCGGCCGAGTCGGGCGTGCAGCACAAACCGTCAGCGCCGCAGGGGGGGCGGCTAACGAGCGAACCCCAGCCCCAGAGAGAAGGCTGTGGCTGCTAG